From the genome of Haloterrigena sp. KLK7, one region includes:
- a CDS encoding Lrp/AsnC family transcriptional regulator, whose product MDDSPLDDVDRSILHQLQLDARQTDTEIAEKVDVTSTTVRNRLDKLEDKGVIRGYYPEIDYEKAGYPLHVMFVCTVDPNDLKSLAEQILDIRGVVTTRDLLGGERNIHVEIVAGSVREIEEIRNELADLGMTINSSEIISETQVQSWNHFYPRTGPDANQGDDTDDGSVTDQR is encoded by the coding sequence ATGGACGACAGCCCACTCGACGACGTGGACCGGAGCATCTTGCACCAACTCCAGCTCGACGCCCGCCAGACAGATACGGAGATCGCCGAGAAGGTGGATGTGACCTCCACGACAGTCCGGAATCGCCTCGACAAACTCGAAGATAAGGGCGTGATCCGCGGCTATTACCCCGAGATCGACTACGAGAAAGCAGGCTACCCCCTCCACGTCATGTTCGTCTGCACGGTCGATCCGAATGACCTGAAATCGCTGGCCGAACAGATCCTCGACATTCGCGGTGTGGTGACCACCCGCGATTTGCTTGGGGGCGAACGGAATATCCACGTCGAGATCGTCGCCGGCTCAGTCAGAGAGATCGAAGAGATCCGCAACGAACTGGCGGACTTGGGCATGACGATCAACAGCTCCGAGATTATCTCCGAGACGCAGGTCCAGTCGTGGAACCACTTCTATCCACGGACGGGCCCCGACGCGAATCAGGGCGACGACACCGACGACGGGTCGGTCACCGATCAAAGGTAG